The genomic stretch CGATCAAACCGCTGGTAGAGCATCCGTCGCGAAAAGGCAGAATCACCACCTTGCCGCCGTTCTGCTCAACATGCTTCGCACCGGCCACTTCACTCGGCTTGTAGTCGCCGCCTTTAACCAGCACGTCCGGTGTGATCGCCTTGATCAGATCTTCCGGAGTATCTTCATCGAACAACACCACGTGGTCCACGCATCGCAACGCCGCGAGCGCATAGACCCGGTCCTCGGCGCTCATCAAGGGCCGCTTCGGGCCTTTCAGCCGCCGGGTGGAGTCATCACTGTTCACACCGACAATCAACACGGTCCCCAAGTCGCGCGCCGCGCACAGGTACTCGATATGACCGCGATGCAGAATATCGAATACGCCGTT from bacterium encodes the following:
- the rfaE2 gene encoding D-glycero-beta-D-manno-heptose 1-phosphate adenylyltransferase, with protein sequence MKRDTNFPALLTREEAARRCKVERVMSGTIVFTNGVFDILHRGHIEYLCAARDLGTVLIVGVNSDDSTRRLKGPKRPLMSAEDRVYALAALRCVDHVVLFDEDTPEDLIKAITPDVLVKGGDYKPSEVAGAKHVEQNGGKVVILPFRDGCSTSGLIEEIVERFS